The following coding sequences lie in one Crassostrea angulata isolate pt1a10 chromosome 10, ASM2561291v2, whole genome shotgun sequence genomic window:
- the LOC128164968 gene encoding uncharacterized protein LOC128164968 isoform X2 — protein sequence MRQSLSNKIQKKGEQKSLYKRVEIFLPSDILKTGLLIVDSPGIADTGEMTDIVLGYLIKACAFIYIINSENAGGVAPDRLQHLFKKVVEKVFRDEQDYRSTCAMFICNKWDQVPYEERSKVYQDTVKKLCSESTGWPNCTEDQIFRLSTKEAMFIQDTPERYIVGHFAAVLHKINGLIPESRHILLINSARFLQQVLDKAAMFIETSLSDVNLSQEERMIKNKETLEDLTKLRKDVNEFFEKEKNNFDKGLEKIIRDLRDHLRSKETVSALCDFTHSMDTAGVKWKEATIKVRIKLYDSITEEIQRWETQNKKLEILGSGMAKQFQQKFPDFDSKLFNLQKRYIQHSKSGKMVAEDEEPFVPVIVAEKFDNINLGLKVLMGISISPVLLIGAIIRLPVWGIKELARKVKGHMLEKEYDTDPKVSLRKYAESILESTSDPIKMKPIMENEVSPMFQYLDNQRRRVLQQIEAELNLLDKRKEEKETREFIAKNCSSQKVRFERLRRRLTYFYKIELMKNSYKKLSEFELEETLYQGLFGEVCKVLPKVETDHHLEAVVVKNKHRIDGVNIMEHMRVEEAYRSKRFVYNMPCISMMLESSSEHHFFWPVLSLPKCSFRSFVKSKLINPEEKSQTLYTYIEPVISGLDFLHTKKLVHVDVSQDSVMVDQNDRVKLMHITYPQKLDLSLFPEASTELEQFVHFHWETMSASSQREYNFQHDMYGVGLMMWEIWTGQKAFQQVVTGLEPRTLLQFIRFLSMNKNSLSLGVEDGLGILAVNAWNDCIIKCQNLSINAANLLNTLAPCKNSTFDYSHAQAPLYSR from the exons ATGCGACAATCCCTCAGCAATAAGATTCAGAAGAAAGGAGAGCAGAAGTCTCTATATAAAAGAGTTGAAATTTTTCTACCAAGTGATATTTTGAAG ACAGGTTTGCTCATAGTGGACAGTCCTGGGATCGCTGACACAGGGGAGATGACAGACATTGTACTGGGTTATCTAATCAAAGCTTgtgcttttatttatatcatcaACAGTGAAAATGCAGGAGGAGTTGCTCCAGATAGG cTACAACATCTCTTTAAGAAAGTTGTGGAAAAGGTTTTTCGTGATGAGCAGGACTACCGATCTACTTGTGCTATGTTTATCTGTAACAAATGGGACCAG GTGCCATATGAAGAGAGGAGCAAGGTTTATCAGGACACAGTCAAAAAGCTGTGTTCAGAGTCCACTGGCTGGCCAAATTGTACAGAGGACCAAATATTTCGCCTTTCAACAAAGGAAGCTATGTTCATACAGGACACCCCAGAGAGATATATTGTGGGTCACTTTGCTGCTGTCCTACATAAGATCAATGGCCTCATTCCAGAGAGTAGGCACATTCTTCTGATAAACTCAGCAAG atttttgcAGCAGGTATTGGATAAGGCAGCCATGTTTATAGAGACAAGTCTTTCTGATGTGAATTTGTCCCAAGAAGAGAGGATGATAAAAAACAAGGAAACTCTGGAGGATCTAACCAAACTAAGGAAGGATGTCAATGAGttctttgaaaaagaaaagaacaatTTCGATAAAGGTCTGGAAAAGATTATCAGAGACCTGAGAGATCATTTAAGGAGTAAGGAGACTGTGAGTGCTCTGTGTGATTTTACTCATTCCATGGATACTGCTGGTGTGAAGTGGAAAGAGGCGACAATCAAAGTCAGGATCAAACTGTATGACAGCATCACAGAGGAGATCCAGAGATGGGAAACTCAAAACAAGAAACTGGAAATACTTGGCTCAGGAATGGCAAAACAGTTTCAACAAAAGTTTCCTGATTTTGATTCcaaattgtttaatttgcaGAAGAGATACATTCAGCATAGTAAGTCTGGGAAAATGGTTGCCGAAGATGAAGAACCGTTTGTACCAGTGATAGTAGCCGAAAAGTTTGACAACATAAATTTAGGATTGAAAGTTTTGATGGGAATTTCCATTTCTCCTGTGTTATTGATTGGTGCTATTATTCGGTTACCAGTTTGGGGAATAAAAGAGTTGGCTagaaaggtcaaaggtcatatGTTGGAAAAAGAATATGACACAGACCCCAAGGTTTCCCTACGGAAGTATGCAGAAAGCATTCTTGAATCCACAAGTGATCCCATCAAGATGAAGCCAATTATGGAGAATGAAGTTTCTCCAATGTTTCAGTACTTAGACAATCAGAGAAGAAGAGTTTTACAACAAATTGAGGCTGAATTAAATCTGTTAGACAAAAGAAAGGAAGAGAAAGAAACCAGAGAATTCATAGCCAAAAACTGCTCTAGCCAAAAAGTCAGATTCGAAAGACTTAGAAGGAGACTGACATATTTTTATAAGATTGAGTTAATGAAAAACTCGTACAAGAAATTATCTGAATTTGAACTTGAGGAAACTTTGTACCAGGGTTTGTTTGGAGAAGTTTGCAAAGTTTTGCCCAAAGTTGAAACAGATCATCATTTAGAAGCAGTAGTTGTAAAGAACAAGCATAGGATAGATGGTGTAAATATCATGGAACACATGAGAGTTGAGGAGGCATACAG ATCAAAAAGGTTTGTGTACAACATGCCATGCATTTCCATGATGTTAGAAAGCTCTTCAGAACATCATTTTTTCTGGCCAGTCCTTTCGCTTCCAAAGTGCAGCTTTAGAAGCTTTGTTAAGTCAAAACTAATTAACCCAGAAGAAAAATCCCAGACCTTGTATACCTACATTGAGCCAGTGATCAGTGGCCTGGACTTCTTGCACACCAAGAAACTGGTCCATGTGGATGTCTCCCAGGATTCTGTAATG GTTGATCAAAATGACAGAGTAAAGCTGATGCACATCACATATCCCCAGAAGTTGGATCTCAGCCTGTTTCCAGAGGCTTCAACAGAACTAGAGCAGTTTGTCCACTTCCATTGGGAAACCATGTCGGCATCATCACAACGAGAATACAACTTTCAACATGACATGTACGGTGTTGGCCTGATGATGTGGGAAATCTGGACAGGTCAGAAGGCATTCCAGCAAGTGGTTACAGGGCTGGAGCCAAGGACTCTGCTCCAGTTCATCAGGTTTTTATCCATGAACAAGAACTCCCTCAGTTTGGGTGTAGAGGATGGTTTGGGAATTCTTGCTGTCAACGCCTGGAATGACTGCATCATAAAGTGTCAGAACCTTTCAATAAATGCAGCAAATCTACTCAACACCTTAGCTCCCTGCAAAAACAGTACCTTTGACTATTCACATGCTCAAGCTCCTTTATATAGTAGGTGA
- the LOC128164968 gene encoding uncharacterized protein LOC128164968 isoform X1 encodes MEEDEIDRLRLPVARKRAKDESIDISNLRNIGEIRCSLKRHLLRDRKTRDEVIRGLSSDAENDTILRKILGEIFTSTIQALQDLRQSGDTLMGHLEQCFDNLSPRLVNEESNLLSESIKCPIMVLGETGSGKSSFINLVLGCELLPHSLLSNTNTICEIQYGENFKACFHLTGSSKEEHSFKSLEEMRQSLSNKIQKKGEQKSLYKRVEIFLPSDILKTGLLIVDSPGIADTGEMTDIVLGYLIKACAFIYIINSENAGGVAPDRLQHLFKKVVEKVFRDEQDYRSTCAMFICNKWDQVPYEERSKVYQDTVKKLCSESTGWPNCTEDQIFRLSTKEAMFIQDTPERYIVGHFAAVLHKINGLIPESRHILLINSARFLQQVLDKAAMFIETSLSDVNLSQEERMIKNKETLEDLTKLRKDVNEFFEKEKNNFDKGLEKIIRDLRDHLRSKETVSALCDFTHSMDTAGVKWKEATIKVRIKLYDSITEEIQRWETQNKKLEILGSGMAKQFQQKFPDFDSKLFNLQKRYIQHSKSGKMVAEDEEPFVPVIVAEKFDNINLGLKVLMGISISPVLLIGAIIRLPVWGIKELARKVKGHMLEKEYDTDPKVSLRKYAESILESTSDPIKMKPIMENEVSPMFQYLDNQRRRVLQQIEAELNLLDKRKEEKETREFIAKNCSSQKVRFERLRRRLTYFYKIELMKNSYKKLSEFELEETLYQGLFGEVCKVLPKVETDHHLEAVVVKNKHRIDGVNIMEHMRVEEAYRSKRFVYNMPCISMMLESSSEHHFFWPVLSLPKCSFRSFVKSKLINPEEKSQTLYTYIEPVISGLDFLHTKKLVHVDVSQDSVMVDQNDRVKLMHITYPQKLDLSLFPEASTELEQFVHFHWETMSASSQREYNFQHDMYGVGLMMWEIWTGQKAFQQVVTGLEPRTLLQFIRFLSMNKNSLSLGVEDGLGILAVNAWNDCIIKCQNLSINAANLLNTLAPCKNSTFDYSHAQAPLYSR; translated from the exons ATGGAAGAGGATGAAATAGATAGATTGAGACTCCCTGTGGCTCGTAAAAGAGCGAAAGACGAGAGTATTGACATTTCAAATCTTAGAAACATAGGAGAAATTCGATGTTCTCTGAAACGTCATTTGCTTAGAGATAGAAAAACTCGTGATGAG GTTATCAGAGGCCTTTCCTCTGATGCTGAAAATGACACAATCCTTCGAAAGATCCTTGGAGAAATATTCACATCCACTATTCAGGCTCTCCAGGATTTGAGGCAGTCTGGTGACACGCTCATGGGACATTTGGAACAATGTTTTGACAATCTTTCTCCAAGACTTGTAAATGAAGAATCCAACTTACTTAGCGAGAGTATAAAGTGTCCAATTATGGTACTGG GTGAGACTGGATCAGGAAAGTCTTCTTTTATTAACCTAGTTCTGGGATGTGAGCTGTTGCCACATTCTCTTTTAAGCAACACCAAcacaatttgtgaaattcaataTGGAGAAAACTTCAAAGCCTGTTTCCATCTCACTGGGTCATCCAAAGAAGAGCATTCTTTTAAGAGCTTAGAAGAAATGCGACAATCCCTCAGCAATAAGATTCAGAAGAAAGGAGAGCAGAAGTCTCTATATAAAAGAGTTGAAATTTTTCTACCAAGTGATATTTTGAAG ACAGGTTTGCTCATAGTGGACAGTCCTGGGATCGCTGACACAGGGGAGATGACAGACATTGTACTGGGTTATCTAATCAAAGCTTgtgcttttatttatatcatcaACAGTGAAAATGCAGGAGGAGTTGCTCCAGATAGG cTACAACATCTCTTTAAGAAAGTTGTGGAAAAGGTTTTTCGTGATGAGCAGGACTACCGATCTACTTGTGCTATGTTTATCTGTAACAAATGGGACCAG GTGCCATATGAAGAGAGGAGCAAGGTTTATCAGGACACAGTCAAAAAGCTGTGTTCAGAGTCCACTGGCTGGCCAAATTGTACAGAGGACCAAATATTTCGCCTTTCAACAAAGGAAGCTATGTTCATACAGGACACCCCAGAGAGATATATTGTGGGTCACTTTGCTGCTGTCCTACATAAGATCAATGGCCTCATTCCAGAGAGTAGGCACATTCTTCTGATAAACTCAGCAAG atttttgcAGCAGGTATTGGATAAGGCAGCCATGTTTATAGAGACAAGTCTTTCTGATGTGAATTTGTCCCAAGAAGAGAGGATGATAAAAAACAAGGAAACTCTGGAGGATCTAACCAAACTAAGGAAGGATGTCAATGAGttctttgaaaaagaaaagaacaatTTCGATAAAGGTCTGGAAAAGATTATCAGAGACCTGAGAGATCATTTAAGGAGTAAGGAGACTGTGAGTGCTCTGTGTGATTTTACTCATTCCATGGATACTGCTGGTGTGAAGTGGAAAGAGGCGACAATCAAAGTCAGGATCAAACTGTATGACAGCATCACAGAGGAGATCCAGAGATGGGAAACTCAAAACAAGAAACTGGAAATACTTGGCTCAGGAATGGCAAAACAGTTTCAACAAAAGTTTCCTGATTTTGATTCcaaattgtttaatttgcaGAAGAGATACATTCAGCATAGTAAGTCTGGGAAAATGGTTGCCGAAGATGAAGAACCGTTTGTACCAGTGATAGTAGCCGAAAAGTTTGACAACATAAATTTAGGATTGAAAGTTTTGATGGGAATTTCCATTTCTCCTGTGTTATTGATTGGTGCTATTATTCGGTTACCAGTTTGGGGAATAAAAGAGTTGGCTagaaaggtcaaaggtcatatGTTGGAAAAAGAATATGACACAGACCCCAAGGTTTCCCTACGGAAGTATGCAGAAAGCATTCTTGAATCCACAAGTGATCCCATCAAGATGAAGCCAATTATGGAGAATGAAGTTTCTCCAATGTTTCAGTACTTAGACAATCAGAGAAGAAGAGTTTTACAACAAATTGAGGCTGAATTAAATCTGTTAGACAAAAGAAAGGAAGAGAAAGAAACCAGAGAATTCATAGCCAAAAACTGCTCTAGCCAAAAAGTCAGATTCGAAAGACTTAGAAGGAGACTGACATATTTTTATAAGATTGAGTTAATGAAAAACTCGTACAAGAAATTATCTGAATTTGAACTTGAGGAAACTTTGTACCAGGGTTTGTTTGGAGAAGTTTGCAAAGTTTTGCCCAAAGTTGAAACAGATCATCATTTAGAAGCAGTAGTTGTAAAGAACAAGCATAGGATAGATGGTGTAAATATCATGGAACACATGAGAGTTGAGGAGGCATACAG ATCAAAAAGGTTTGTGTACAACATGCCATGCATTTCCATGATGTTAGAAAGCTCTTCAGAACATCATTTTTTCTGGCCAGTCCTTTCGCTTCCAAAGTGCAGCTTTAGAAGCTTTGTTAAGTCAAAACTAATTAACCCAGAAGAAAAATCCCAGACCTTGTATACCTACATTGAGCCAGTGATCAGTGGCCTGGACTTCTTGCACACCAAGAAACTGGTCCATGTGGATGTCTCCCAGGATTCTGTAATG GTTGATCAAAATGACAGAGTAAAGCTGATGCACATCACATATCCCCAGAAGTTGGATCTCAGCCTGTTTCCAGAGGCTTCAACAGAACTAGAGCAGTTTGTCCACTTCCATTGGGAAACCATGTCGGCATCATCACAACGAGAATACAACTTTCAACATGACATGTACGGTGTTGGCCTGATGATGTGGGAAATCTGGACAGGTCAGAAGGCATTCCAGCAAGTGGTTACAGGGCTGGAGCCAAGGACTCTGCTCCAGTTCATCAGGTTTTTATCCATGAACAAGAACTCCCTCAGTTTGGGTGTAGAGGATGGTTTGGGAATTCTTGCTGTCAACGCCTGGAATGACTGCATCATAAAGTGTCAGAACCTTTCAATAAATGCAGCAAATCTACTCAACACCTTAGCTCCCTGCAAAAACAGTACCTTTGACTATTCACATGCTCAAGCTCCTTTATATAGTAGGTGA
- the LOC128164969 gene encoding transcription initiation factor IIE subunit beta-like, with protein sequence MDPSLLKERKAFLDRAKAQPVVEKRKKGKDVSDEKPSKRPKSSSSSRPKNESSSTPFDYKSSSGSSQYKFAILAKVVKYMKSRHLNGDTHPLTIDEILDETNQLDVGTKIKHWLITEALNNNPKIRVLENGQKYAFKPKFDIRDKTSLMKLLKNHDLHGLGGVMKEDVEESLPNAEKSLKSLGEHIITIVRPNDKKEILFYNDKYCRYKIDEEFQKMWRGVSVDGLDDKKIEEYLEKQGISSMQDVGLKKVSQIKRKKGGGKRKTFKKHNEHLDGVLEDYSEVVK encoded by the coding sequence atgGATCCCtctttgttaaaagaaagaaaagctTTCTTAGATCGAGCCAAGGCCCAGCCTGTGGTagagaaaagaaagaaaggAAAAGATGTGTCTGATGAAAAACCATCCAAACGACCAAAGTCAAGCTCTTCATCAAGGCCAAAAAATGAATCAAGTTCAACTCCATTTGATTATAAATCATCATCAGGGAGTTCTCAGTACAAATTTGCTATTTTGGCCAAAGTTGTGAAATACATGAAATCAAGACACCTAAATGGGGACACCCACCCTCTGACAATTGATGAAATATTGGACGAGACAAATCAGTTAGATGTGGGTACAAAGATTAAACACTGGCTTATCACTGAAGCCCTGAACAACAATCCTAAAATCAGAGTGCTAGAAAATGGACAGAAATACGCCTTCAAGCCCAAGTTTGACATTCGTGATAAAACCAGTTTAATGAAATTACTGAAGAATCATGATCTGCATGGCTTGGGTGGTGTGATGAAGGAGGATGTGGAGGAATCACTTCCAAATGCTGAGAAGTCTCTTAAATCTCTGGGGGAACATATTATTACCATAGTGAGACCAAATGACAAGAAGGAGATTCTTTTCTATAATGACAAGTACTGCAGATACAAAATTGATGAGGAATTTCAGAAGATGTGGAGAGGTGTTTCTGTTGATGGACTAGATGACAAGAAGATTGAAGAATACTTGGAAAAGCAGGGAATTTCATCCATGCAGGATGTTGGACTGAAAAAGGTTTCACAGATAAAACGCAAGAAAGGCGGAGGCAAAAGGAAAACATTTAAGAAGCACAATGAGCATCTGGATGGTGTTCTGGAGGACTACTCAGAAGTTGTcaaatga